The Blautia obeum ATCC 29174 region TGCGGTAACGGCATTGTTTTGAATATCATCCCTGAGAAGGAAGACCGAACGTTACGTTTGAGATTTATCAGTAGGTTTTCACGGAGGCTCCCCGTTACAGGAGACGCGTATGCCGGTACGTTGCAGAATCGTACTTGTTTCAATGACGAAACAGGGTGGTTGCGGAATTATATATCCGTCCCTGATGGGGCGGATTTTTTTTATGCAGAATTTTCTGAAACCGGAACATCATCATATTTTACAAGGGAGGAAGAGAGGATGAAAGTCTACAAGAAACTCATGAATGCACTTGCAGCAGTAGAAAAAGTTGTACTGGTAGTTACAACATTGCTGATTCTCGTGCTCACTGTGGGAAACGTGTTTTCCCGTAAAGTGATCCACCGCTCATGGTCCTTCACAGAAGAACTTGTTGTAGCGGTCTTTGTACTTATTACACTTCTGGCAGCAGCATTGTCCTGCAGAGAGGGTGGCCTGGTCAGCCTGACACTGGTTACAGACCGTCTTCCAAAAAAACTGAAAAAACCATCTGTGATCCTGATCACAGTACTGAGTATTATTTTTTCAGTGATTCTTTTTAAGTATGGTATGGACAAGGTTATCACCCAGCTTGAAAACGGAAAAAGAACCTTTGTACTGAACTGGCCGGAATGGATCTTCTGGTCCTTTGTACCGATCGGAGCAGGCTGTATGATTCTTCATCTTATTGAGTACTGTCTGGATGTCTGTTTTGGAAATAAAAACGATAAGGAGGGCAAATAAATGATCAGTGCTGTTTTATTTATTTCATTTTTTGTTTTTCTGATCCTGGGTGTGCCGATCGCACTCTGCCTGGGTCTGTCCTCTGTATGTGCGATCCTTTATTCGGGAACCTCACTTACCATCGTTGCAACAAATATGTATTCAGGAATCAGTAAATTCCTTCTTCTTGCGATTCCGTTCTTTGTACTGTCCGGAAATATCATGGCAAAAGCCGGAATTTCACGCAGACTGATCGATTTTGTAGATACCTGTGTCGGACACAAAAAAGGTGGCATCGCGATCGTATGTGTTATTGTTTCCTGTTTCTTCGGAGCAATCTCCGGTTCCGGTCCGGCTACAGTAGCAGCTCTTGGTGCTGTTCTGATCCCGGCAATGGTTGAGCAGGGTGGTTTCTCTGCACCGTTTTCAACAGCTTTGATGGCAACGTCGAGTTCGGTGGCTATCGTTATACCGCCAAGTATCGCTTTCGTTGTATATGCGTCCATTACAGGTGTGTCTATCGCAGATATGTTTATGGCAGGTATCGTACCTGGAATCCTTATGGGTGTGGCACTTGTAATTGTAGTAATTCTTGAAGCAAATAAACATGATATCAAACCGTCCCGTAAAAAAGCATCTGCAAAGGAGAGATGGGCCACTTTTAAAGATGCATTTTGGGGATTCCTGATGCCGGTCATCATCCTTGGCGGAATCTACGGTGGTATCTTTACACCAACAGAAGCTGCGGCAGTATCTGTTGTATATGGACTTTTTGTAGGTATGGTGATCTACCGTGAGGTATCCTTCAGAGATCTGTTTGATATCCTGGTAGATTCCGCAAAGACTACCGGTGGAATCATGCTGATCGTTGCAAGTGCATCTCTGTTTTCATTTGTATGTACCAAGTTTGGTATTGCAGAGGCTGCATCCGGACTGCTTGCATCCATCGCGCACAATCAGTTTGTATTCCTTCTGATCGTAAATATTATCTTCCTGATCGCAGGATGTTTTATTGACGCAAACTCTGCAATGTACATCTTTATCCCAATCATGCTTCCGGTATGTAAAGCATTGGGATACGACGTTGTTGCATTTGGTGTTATGGCAACTGTAAACCTTGCGATCGGACAGGTTACCCCTCCGGTAGGTGTAAACCTTTTTGTTGCGATCAGTATCAAGATCAAAAAAGGTCTGGAGGTTACTCTTCAGCAGATCTCAAAGGCAGTTATGCCAATGATCGCTGCCAGCGTTGTAGTACTTCTGGTTGTAACCTATGTACCGGCAGTTTCAACAGCACTTCCGAAGGCTCTTGCAAAAGATGGTTCTTATACGGGAGAACAGTCTTCATCTGATACAGGAAGTACTTCTTCCAAAGATGCGGGAGATGGAAGTGATTCCTTTAATACAATTGAAGATTACAGCGACCTTGACTGGCCGGAAATGACCTGGAACTTTGCATGCTCCACAA contains the following coding sequences:
- a CDS encoding TRAP transporter small permease is translated as MKVYKKLMNALAAVEKVVLVVTTLLILVLTVGNVFSRKVIHRSWSFTEELVVAVFVLITLLAAALSCREGGLVSLTLVTDRLPKKLKKPSVILITVLSIIFSVILFKYGMDKVITQLENGKRTFVLNWPEWIFWSFVPIGAGCMILHLIEYCLDVCFGNKNDKEGK